One part of the Brassica oleracea var. oleracea cultivar TO1000 unplaced genomic scaffold, BOL UnpScaffold01186, whole genome shotgun sequence genome encodes these proteins:
- the LOC106321048 gene encoding FACT complex subunit SPT16-like, producing MADSRNGDTYVIDVMKFISRTRALYAHWNEHIADIWGSADALAVATHPATNDLRYLKSSALHIWLLGYEFSDTIMVFSSKQIHFLCSKKIATLLEVVKQPAHDELGIDVVMHAKAKGDDGNGPMDAVLRAIRDGKESQVVGHIAREAPEGKLLEKWTERLTNAKFQFQFVDITAGLSDLFAAKDGTEIINVKKAAYLASSVMKNVVVTKLEKVIDEERDVTHSLLMRLTEKAILDPTKAGVKLKPECVDICYPPIFQSGGKFDLKPSAVSNDDLLAYDLGSIIICAVGARYNSYCSNVARTYLIDATNLQSKAYEVLLKAHEAAINAMRRGRKLSSVYQAALSVVEKEAPELVDKLTKSAGTGIGLEFRESGLNINARNDKVLRSQMAFNVSLGFQNMECESKKKKFSLFLADTVIVKDEDPEILTGKCSKLVTDVSYDKEEKPCRKKARRTSGPESYFINKTSLRSYNNNNNNNNHVVSKDELRMRNQHQAELARRKNEETVRRLAGDGSSGSTAKTSTDSVAYKNVNDVPQPRDLMMMIQVDQKKEAVLLPIYGSMVPFHVSNQQDSTRNNYIRIIFSVITLKNQGAIYLKEVTFRCKDSKRSSEVVQAIKTLRRQVNARESERIERGTLVNQEKLQLAGNKFRPLRLSGLWIRPQFSGRKRVPGALEAHANGFRYSTTRPNERVDVLFANVKHAFLQPAEKEMLTTLHFHLHNHIMLGNKKTKDVQFYVEVMDAVQSLGGGGRRSSPSAYDPGEILEEQRERDRKNKINVDFNHFATRVSALEFEQPLRELGFSGVTDKARVFIVPTSSCLVMLTETPVLVVSLSEVEIVNLERVVFGQKYFDMAIVFKDFKKDVLKINAIDTSYLEGIKKWLDAIDIKYYESKANLMWRPILKRITDDPQGFIDDGGWEFLNLERSDSEPEESDQGYEPPDAEDESESEDEDSESESERTKKKKKRTTEEEKCKRRLSIM from the exons ATGGCAGACTCAAGGAACGGTGATACCTACGTCATTGATGTCATGAAGTTCATCTCACGTACAAGAGCCTTGTATGCACACTGGAATGAGCACATTGCAGACATATGGGGATCTGCGGACGCTCTTGCCGTAGCTACACATCCTGCTACTAATGATCTTCGCTACCTGAAGTCCTCTGCTTTGCATATTTGGCTTCTTGGGTATGAGTTTTCTGACACTATAATGGTCTTCAGCTCAAAGCAGATCCATTTCTTGTGTAGCAAGAAAATAGCAACTCTGCTTGAAGTTGTGAAACAACCTGCACATGATGAGTTGGGGATCGATGTTGTCATGCATGCAAAGGCTAAAGGTGATGATGGAAATGGGCCGATGGATGCTGTACTCCGTGCCATCCGTGATGGAAAGGAGTCCCAAGTTGTGGGACACATTGCTCGTGAAGCTCCTGAAGGTAAGCTTCTCGAGAAGTGGACTGAAAGGCTAACGAATGCTAAGTTCCAGTTCCAGTTTGTTGATATCACTGCGGGGTTGTCTGATCTCTTTGCTGCTAAAGACGGAACAGAGATTATTAATGTGAAGAAAGCAGCGTATCTTGCCTCCAGCGTGATGAAAAACGTTGTTGTTACAAAACTTGAGAAGGTCATTGATGAGGAGAGAGATGTCACCCACTCTCTGCTGATGCGTCTCACGGAGAAAGCGATACTTGATCCGACGAAAGCCGGTGTGAAGCTGAAGCCAGAGTGTGTTGACATATGCTACCCTCCAATATTTCAAAGTGGAGGCAAGTTTGATCTCAAGCCTAGTGCTGTAAGCAATGATGATCTGCTCGCTTACGATCTAGGGAGCATCATTATATGTGCTGTTGGTGCTCGGTACAATAGTTATTGCTCTAACGTGGCCAGGACATACCTAATAGATGCAACTAATCTCCAGAGCAAGGCTTATGAAGTTCTTCTCAAGGCACATGAGGCTGCTATTAATGCTATGAGGCGAGGAAGAAAGTTAAGCAGTGTCTATCAAGCTGCACTTTCAGTGGTCGAAAAGGAAGCCCCTGAGTTGGTTGACAAGCTGACTAAATCTGCTGGGACTGGTATCGGTCTTGAGTTCCGAGAGTCTGGATTAAACATCAATGCAAGGAATGATAAAGTGTTGAGATCACAGATGGCGTTTAATGTGTCACTTGGTTTCCAGAACATGGAATGtgagagcaagaagaagaaattctCGCTTTTTCTGGCCGACACTGTTATTGTTAAAGATGAGGATCCTGAGATTTTGACGGGCAAGTGCTCCAAACTTGTTACAGATGTGAGTTACGACAAAGAAGAGAAGCCCTGCAGGAAGAAGGCAAGGAGGACCAGCGGTCCTGAGAGCTACTTCATCAACAAGACATCTCTTagatcatataataataataataataataataatcatgtGGTCTCGAAAGATGAGCTGCGGATGCGGAATCAGCACCAGGCAGAGCTTGCACGCCGGAAGAATGAAGAAACTGTCAGAAGGCTTGCTGGTGACGGCAGCTCCGGTTCTACTGCAAAGACTTCAACTGATTCGGTTGCCTACAAGAACGTTAACGATGTGCCTCAACCTCGtgatttgatgatgatgatccagGTTGATCAGAAGAAGGAGGCTGTATTGTTACCCATCTATGGTAGCATGGTTCCATTCCATGTGTCGAACCAGCAGGATAGCACCCGGAACAACTACATCCGTATAATTTTCAGTGTCATAACTCTGAAGAACCAGGGTGCTATATACCTCAAAGAGGTTACGTTCCGGTGCAAGGATTCAAAGCGTAGCAGTGAAGTGGTTCAGGCGATTAAGACCCTTAGACGGCAAGTCAATGCCCGAGAGTCCGAAAGAATTGAAAGGGGGACGCTGGTGAACCAGGAGAAGCTTCAGCTTGCAGGAAACAAGTTCAGACCCCTCAGGCTGTCTGGTCTGTGGATCCGCCCGCAGTTTAGTGGTCGGAAGAGGGTTCCTGGGGCACTCGAAGCTCACGCCAATGGTTTCAGATACTCAACGACTAGGCCTAATGAGAGGGTAGATGTCCTGTTTGCAAACGTAAAACATGCGTTTCTCCAGCCGGCTGAGAAGGAGATGCTCACCACACTGCATTTCCACTTGCACAACCACATCATGCTGGGAAACAAGAAGACAAAGGACGTCCAGTTTTACGTGGAGGTGATGGATGCTGTGCAGTCTCTAGGCGGTGGTGGAAGGAGATCATCACCATCGGCCTATGACCCAGGCGAGATTCTTGAAGAGCAGAGGGAGCGCGATAGGAAAAACAAGATCAACGTGGATTTCAATCATTTCGCAACACGTGTCAGTGCTCTTGAGTTTGAACAACCGTTGAGAGAGCTTGGTTTCTCTGGCGTCACGGACAAGGCACGTGTTTTCATCGTCCCGACATCAAGCTGTTTGGTTATGCTCACCGAAACCCCGGTTTTGGTGGTTAGTCTGAGTGAGGTTGAGATTGTGAATCTCGAGAGAGTCGTGTTTGGGCAGAAGTACTTTGACATGGCCATAGTCTTCAAGGACTTCAAGAAAGATGTCCTCAAGATCAACGCAATCGACACAAGTTATCTAGAAGGGATAAAGAAGTGGCTTGACGCTATCGATATTAAGTACTACGAGAGCAAAGCGAATCTCATGTGGAGACCGATCCTCAAGAGAATCACGGATGATCCTCAGGGCTTTATAGACGATGGAGGTTGGGAGTTTTTGAACTTGGAAAGAAGCGATTCAGAACCTGAGGAGTCAGACCAAGGATATGAGCCACCAGATGCAGAGGATGAGTCTGAGTCGGAGGATGAGGATTCTGAGAGCGAGTCAGAGAggaccaagaagaagaagaagaggactaCCGAAGAAGAGAAATGTAAGAGACGATTATCA ATTATGTAA